Proteins encoded by one window of Enterococcus faecalis:
- a CDS encoding ABC transporter substrate-binding protein, whose protein sequence is MKKWQKGLAVAGAAALAVGLSACGKSSKDAASKGDDSTPTLLMYRVGDKPDNYDQLIDNANKIIEKKIGAKLKMEFVGWGDWDQKMSTIVASGESYDISLAQNYATNAQKGAYADLTDLAPKYAKEAYDQLPDNYIKGNTINGKLYAFPILGNSYGQQVLTFNKEYVDKYNLDISKVDGSYESATEVLKEFHKKEPNIAAFAIGQTFFATGNYDFPIGNQYPFAVKTTDTGSPKIINQYADKDMINNLKVLHQWYKDGLIPTDAATSTTPYDLNTNTWFMRQETQGPMDYGDTILTQAAGKPLVSRPLTEPLKTTAQAQMANYVVANTSKNKEKAVELLGLLNSNPELLNGLVYGEEGKQYEKVGDDRVKLLKDYTPTTHLSAWNTGNNLIIWPEESVTEDMVKERDKSIEEAKDSPILGFTFVNDKVKTEITNVATVMNRYAASLNTGTVDPEETLPKLMDDLKTAGWDKVQKEMQTQLDEYIQSQK, encoded by the coding sequence ATGAAAAAATGGCAAAAAGGATTAGCCGTAGCTGGCGCAGCAGCTTTAGCTGTAGGATTAAGCGCGTGCGGTAAATCTTCAAAAGATGCAGCGTCAAAAGGTGATGATAGTACACCAACGTTATTAATGTATCGTGTTGGGGACAAACCAGATAATTATGACCAATTAATCGATAATGCGAATAAAATTATCGAGAAAAAAATTGGGGCAAAATTAAAAATGGAATTTGTTGGTTGGGGCGATTGGGACCAAAAAATGTCAACAATCGTTGCTTCTGGTGAAAGCTATGATATTTCATTAGCACAAAATTATGCAACGAATGCACAAAAAGGCGCCTATGCTGATTTAACTGATTTAGCACCTAAATATGCAAAAGAAGCCTATGATCAATTACCAGATAACTATATTAAAGGAAATACGATCAATGGAAAACTGTATGCGTTCCCAATTTTAGGTAACTCTTACGGTCAACAAGTTTTAACTTTTAATAAAGAATATGTCGATAAATACAATTTAGATATTAGTAAAGTCGATGGTAGTTATGAAAGTGCAACGGAAGTTCTAAAAGAATTCCATAAAAAAGAACCAAATATTGCTGCTTTTGCTATCGGCCAAACATTCTTTGCAACAGGTAATTATGACTTCCCTATTGGTAACCAATATCCATTTGCAGTAAAAACAACTGATACTGGCTCACCAAAAATTATTAACCAATATGCCGACAAAGACATGATTAATAACTTAAAAGTCTTACATCAATGGTATAAAGATGGCTTGATTCCAACAGATGCTGCTACAAGTACAACACCATATGACTTAAATACCAATACTTGGTTCATGCGTCAAGAAACACAAGGACCTATGGATTATGGTGATACAATCTTAACACAAGCTGCTGGCAAACCACTTGTTTCTCGCCCACTAACAGAGCCATTAAAAACAACAGCACAAGCGCAAATGGCTAACTATGTTGTTGCAAATACGTCTAAAAACAAAGAAAAAGCTGTTGAATTGCTAGGCTTATTAAACAGCAATCCAGAATTGTTAAACGGACTTGTTTATGGTGAAGAAGGCAAACAATATGAAAAAGTTGGCGATGATCGCGTGAAATTATTGAAAGATTACACACCAACAACTCATTTGAGTGCTTGGAACACAGGAAACAACTTAATCATTTGGCCAGAAGAATCTGTCACTGAAGACATGGTTAAAGAACGTGATAAGAGCATCGAAGAAGCAAAAGATTCACCAATTCTTGGGTTTACTTTTGTAAATGATAAAGTGAAAACTGAAATCACTAACGTTGCTACAGTTATGAACCGCTACGCAGCAAGCTTAAATACAGGAACTGTTGATCCAGAAGAAACACTTCCAAAATTAATGGATGACCTAAAAACAGCTGGCTGGGATAAAGTTCAAAAAGAAATGCAAACACAATTAGACGAATATATCCAATCTCAAAAATAA
- a CDS encoding carbohydrate ABC transporter permease: MKKKKVTSVNVRSFNPTANLIFNIVIAIFAISCVVPFFFVIMISLTSEGSLAANGYRFWPKEFSLEAYRYIFQGAMSQRIIHALGVTVFITVTGTIVNATMTSLYAYVISRSNFPFKKFFTLFALITMLFSPGMVANYLVMTNLLQLKDTIWALILPLALGPFNILVMRTFFKKTVPDSIIESARIDGASEMRIFVSIVLPLAVPGIATISLFAALGYWNDWFNALLYIQKDTLVPLQYLLMKIQNNLEFLSRSTDMGAAAQEGLGVLPSESARMAIVVLSTLPIALTYPFFQKYFVGGLTIGGVKE; this comes from the coding sequence ATGAAAAAGAAAAAAGTCACTAGCGTTAACGTTCGATCCTTCAACCCGACAGCGAATTTGATTTTCAATATTGTCATTGCTATTTTTGCTATTTCCTGTGTGGTTCCGTTTTTCTTTGTTATTATGATTTCATTGACAAGTGAAGGATCATTAGCAGCAAACGGCTACCGGTTTTGGCCAAAAGAATTTTCATTGGAGGCCTATCGTTACATTTTCCAAGGGGCAATGAGTCAACGTATTATTCATGCCTTAGGGGTAACGGTCTTCATTACGGTGACAGGGACGATTGTCAATGCAACAATGACGTCATTATATGCCTATGTCATTTCTCGTTCCAACTTTCCATTTAAAAAATTCTTTACATTGTTTGCTTTAATTACAATGTTATTTTCACCAGGGATGGTTGCGAACTATTTAGTAATGACAAACTTATTGCAATTGAAAGATACAATTTGGGCGTTAATTTTGCCTTTAGCTTTAGGACCATTTAATATTTTAGTGATGCGAACGTTTTTCAAGAAAACCGTGCCTGACAGTATTATTGAATCGGCACGTATTGATGGCGCAAGTGAAATGCGCATTTTTGTCAGCATTGTGTTACCACTAGCCGTTCCAGGGATTGCCACAATTAGTTTGTTTGCGGCTTTGGGTTATTGGAACGATTGGTTCAATGCATTACTTTACATTCAAAAAGATACCTTGGTACCATTACAGTATTTATTGATGAAAATTCAAAACAACTTAGAGTTCTTATCAAGAAGTACGGATATGGGTGCAGCAGCACAAGAAGGGTTAGGCGTTCTACCAAGTGAATCGGCTCGAATGGCGATTGTTGTCTTATCTACGTTACCAATTGCGTTAACTTACCCATTCTTCCAAAAATATTTCGTGGGTGGTTTAACAATCGGTGGCGTGAAAGAATAA
- a CDS encoding ABC transporter permease has translation MKKKNGFFQNVWRYKALILMALPGFIWFIFFFYIPVLANVVAFKDFHISPDGFLASLRESPWVGFENFKFLFASKDAWLITRNTILYNVVFLAFNLFFAIAFAIIMSELRNRRLVKVYHTMSLLPYFLSWMVINYFVYAFLSPDKGILNQWITGNGGTMINWYADPRWWPVIFVFLNVWKSLGYNSIIYYASVMGIDPTYYEAAMVDGANKWQQIKNVTIPQILPMMSVLLILNIGGIFRADFGLFYIVPRNSGALYNVTSVLDTYIYNGLTATGDVGMTAAAALYQSVVGACLLLIANLVVRRIEPDSALF, from the coding sequence ATGAAGAAGAAAAACGGGTTTTTTCAAAATGTATGGCGTTATAAGGCCTTAATTCTTATGGCGTTACCAGGATTTATCTGGTTTATATTTTTCTTCTATATACCAGTCTTAGCCAATGTGGTCGCATTTAAAGATTTTCATATTTCACCAGATGGTTTCTTAGCTAGTCTAAGAGAAAGTCCTTGGGTTGGTTTTGAAAACTTTAAATTTTTATTTGCGTCAAAAGATGCTTGGTTAATTACTAGAAATACCATTTTGTACAATGTCGTCTTTTTAGCCTTTAACTTATTCTTCGCGATTGCTTTTGCTATTATTATGAGTGAATTAAGAAATCGTCGCTTGGTTAAAGTTTATCACACGATGTCATTGCTACCATATTTCTTATCTTGGATGGTTATTAACTATTTTGTTTATGCCTTTTTAAGTCCAGATAAAGGGATTTTGAATCAATGGATTACTGGTAATGGCGGTACAATGATTAACTGGTATGCAGATCCACGTTGGTGGCCAGTAATTTTTGTCTTCCTAAATGTTTGGAAGAGTCTAGGCTACAACAGTATTATCTACTATGCTTCTGTGATGGGGATTGATCCGACATACTATGAAGCAGCGATGGTAGATGGTGCCAACAAATGGCAACAAATAAAAAATGTTACGATTCCACAAATTTTACCAATGATGTCTGTTTTATTAATTTTAAACATCGGCGGTATCTTCAGAGCAGACTTTGGTTTGTTCTACATCGTACCAAGAAATTCAGGTGCGCTTTACAACGTGACAAGTGTGTTAGATACCTATATTTACAATGGCTTAACGGCTACTGGTGATGTAGGCATGACGGCAGCTGCAGCGTTATATCAATCTGTCGTTGGGGCATGTTTATTATTAATTGCGAATTTAGTTGTTCGTCGAATTGAACCAGATTCAGCACTATTTTAG
- a CDS encoding CPBP family intramembrane glutamic endopeptidase: MQAGSLLLLAISLLFDNNLVESSFANLVTGLTITAIVGIVLFWKEIVAGFDYFKEETLWRIFSIFLWVGLIFLVDIIIQKIMSNNPIANQQDVLSFGAQVPLLVTLFFLAIVGPIAEELVFRQVLMNCLSETIGIASATIISIFLFTFMHTQQPLDFLIYLPGAILLSAAYLKSNRSLVFVMAIHIVNNMLGFLL, encoded by the coding sequence ATGCAAGCTGGTTCTTTATTATTATTAGCTATTTCACTGTTATTTGATAATAATTTAGTAGAATCATCTTTTGCAAATCTCGTAACAGGTTTAACTATTACTGCTATTGTGGGAATAGTTTTATTTTGGAAAGAAATCGTTGCTGGGTTCGACTATTTTAAAGAAGAGACTCTTTGGCGTATTTTTAGCATTTTCTTATGGGTGGGGCTGATTTTTTTAGTCGATATTATTATTCAAAAAATCATGAGTAATAATCCAATTGCTAATCAACAAGATGTTCTCTCATTTGGTGCACAAGTTCCATTGCTTGTTACTCTATTTTTCTTAGCAATCGTGGGGCCAATTGCTGAAGAACTAGTTTTTCGGCAAGTATTAATGAATTGTTTATCGGAAACAATTGGTATAGCCAGTGCGACTATAATTTCAATTTTTTTATTCACCTTTATGCACACACAACAGCCCCTTGATTTTCTCATTTATCTGCCAGGAGCTATTTTATTATCTGCAGCTTACTTAAAATCAAATCGTTCGCTTGTATTTGTTATGGCTATTCATATTGTTAATAATATGTTGGGTTTCTTGTTATAA
- a CDS encoding isopeptide-forming domain-containing fimbrial protein, with protein sequence MNKAVKNFVSYLMITMLFILNLLPMMNAFAQEVTSDAENTVEKDGLKVIGKIEDTSSQEDIKTVTYEITNTRDVPIKNLILKQKNNNDSPIKFVLDTLSEERGPTSLEEQAKVETNEKDQTTDIKLLNLQPNSTRKITINGQITTKASSKLLVSVLIEDNEKGTLVIDLPSKDMLADKEFVSKEKQETSETKVENQASETASSTNEMTATTSNETKPEAGKATESIQETALTQATESPEQPPLKAQPTGPLVPPTPGRGFNTPIYQSVHRGELFSTGNTNLKIANENTGAAQTFLNTRGASSGYAINNFPLEFADVDNDPNTYNSSRAYIDLNGAKEIAWAGLFWSASRYKGPAYGTNLSDEEISAPVQFTTPNGTVQRVSPQRYHRIDQDATNPGQRFGYNNTGFSNYADVTSILQGDKSATGSYTLADIPMTSSLNGQYQYYNFSGWSLFVVTKDQASKSRAFSIYYGARGNAAGTNNEFTMSNFLTAKQGKLDPIVTWFTVQGDKYWTGDNAQIKNSAGTWVNISNTLNPVNNAMNATVTDNDEHMVDKYPGKFAPDYPNFLDIDIDRMAIPEGVLNAGQNQINFRTTSSGDDYSTNAIGFAVNAETPEFEIKKEIVEPKETYKVGETITYRVSLKNTKADSEAINSVSKDALDGRLNYLPGSLKIISGPNSGEKTDASGDDQAEYDATNKQIIVRVGNGATATQGGSYKADTAETIYEFKAQINERAKANELVPNSATVEAVDILTSAKVNETSNIVEAKIADEQVTGKLTATKTVNNAKPKLGETIEYTISFRNTVENGVLNKVVITDQLPKGLTYVKDSLTSVGDEPKPTSLKETNGIITAEYPSITDTKERSIRFKVIVNEEAKAGETILNKAKVDDTVNPPEEPEVPVVPEAKAGKLAATKTVNNAKPKLGETIEYTISFRNTIENGILNKVVITDQLPKGLTYVKDSLTSVGDEPKPISLKETNGTITAEYPSITDTKERSIRFKVIVNEEAKAGETILNKAKVDDTVNPPEEPEVPVVPEAKAGKLAATKTVNNAKPKLGEEIEYTISFRNTIENGVLNKVVITDQLPKGLTYVKDSLTSVGDEPKPTSLKETNGTITAEYPSITDTKERSIRFKVIVNEEAKAGETILNKAKVDDTVNPPEEPEVPITPEEPITPRIKEGKLTATKTVNNAKPKLGEAIEYTISFRNTIENGILNKVVITDQLPKGLTYVKDSLTSVGDAPKPTSLKEANGIITAEYPSITDTKERSIRFKVIVNEEAKAGETILNKAKVDDTVNPPEEPEVPITPEEPAKNKKETKKVVTDQNKPTKNSKNEIAINKKETSKSSYLPKTGEKVQKIFAYLGVGLILIVLILYVIKRNKEKEE encoded by the coding sequence ATGAATAAAGCAGTTAAAAATTTTGTGAGTTACCTTATGATTACCATGCTGTTTATTTTAAATTTGTTACCAATGATGAACGCATTTGCTCAAGAAGTAACGAGTGATGCTGAGAATACTGTTGAAAAAGACGGGCTCAAAGTAATAGGGAAAATAGAAGATACATCGTCTCAAGAAGATATTAAAACGGTCACTTACGAAATAACAAATACACGAGATGTACCAATCAAAAATCTCATTTTAAAACAAAAAAATAACAATGATAGTCCAATCAAATTTGTATTAGATACTTTAAGCGAAGAGCGAGGACCTACGTCTTTAGAAGAACAAGCAAAGGTTGAAACAAATGAGAAAGATCAAACAACCGATATTAAACTGCTTAACCTTCAACCAAATTCAACAAGAAAGATTACCATAAATGGGCAAATAACTACAAAAGCGTCGAGCAAGTTATTGGTCAGCGTACTAATAGAAGATAATGAAAAAGGGACACTAGTAATTGATTTACCTAGTAAAGATATGCTAGCAGATAAAGAGTTTGTTTCGAAGGAAAAACAGGAAACTTCAGAAACAAAAGTAGAAAATCAGGCAAGCGAAACAGCCTCTTCTACAAATGAAATGACCGCAACTACTAGTAACGAAACAAAGCCTGAAGCAGGAAAGGCGACAGAAAGTATTCAAGAGACAGCACTAACGCAGGCTACCGAAAGTCCTGAGCAACCTCCATTAAAGGCGCAACCTACTGGTCCGTTAGTGCCACCAACACCTGGTCGGGGGTTTAATACACCGATTTATCAAAGCGTTCATAGAGGAGAACTTTTTTCAACGGGAAATACCAACTTAAAAATTGCGAATGAAAATACGGGGGCTGCGCAAACATTTTTAAACACACGAGGAGCAAGTAGTGGTTATGCAATTAACAATTTTCCTTTAGAATTTGCAGATGTTGACAATGATCCAAATACGTATAACTCTAGTCGGGCTTATATTGATTTAAATGGTGCAAAAGAGATTGCTTGGGCGGGCTTATTTTGGAGTGCCTCTAGATATAAAGGCCCTGCTTACGGAACAAATCTTTCTGATGAAGAAATTAGTGCACCAGTTCAATTTACAACACCAAATGGAACCGTACAGCGTGTTTCGCCCCAAAGGTACCATCGTATCGATCAAGATGCAACAAACCCAGGACAACGTTTCGGATACAATAATACTGGATTTTCTAATTATGCAGATGTAACTTCAATTTTACAAGGGGATAAAAGTGCGACAGGAAGTTATACGTTAGCAGATATTCCTATGACAAGTAGTTTAAATGGTCAATATCAATATTATAACTTTAGTGGTTGGAGTTTGTTTGTTGTTACAAAGGATCAGGCAAGTAAGTCAAGAGCTTTTAGTATTTACTATGGAGCACGTGGCAATGCTGCTGGAACTAATAATGAATTTACTATGAGCAACTTTTTAACAGCAAAACAAGGAAAGCTTGATCCAATTGTGACCTGGTTTACTGTTCAAGGAGATAAATACTGGACTGGAGACAACGCACAAATTAAAAATAGCGCAGGAACTTGGGTAAATATTTCGAACACGCTCAATCCAGTTAACAATGCTATGAACGCAACTGTGACAGATAACGATGAACATATGGTAGACAAGTATCCAGGGAAATTTGCGCCGGATTATCCTAATTTTTTAGATATTGATATCGATCGTATGGCAATTCCCGAAGGTGTTTTAAATGCTGGACAAAACCAAATTAATTTTAGAACAACAAGTAGTGGTGACGATTATTCTACGAATGCGATTGGTTTTGCTGTAAACGCAGAAACACCTGAATTTGAAATTAAGAAAGAAATTGTGGAACCAAAAGAAACTTACAAAGTTGGTGAAACAATCACGTATCGTGTCTCACTAAAAAATACAAAAGCTGATTCAGAAGCGATAAATTCAGTTTCGAAGGATGCACTAGATGGTCGCTTAAATTATTTGCCAGGCTCTTTAAAAATTATTAGTGGACCAAATTCTGGTGAAAAAACGGATGCTTCAGGCGATGATCAAGCAGAATATGATGCAACCAATAAACAAATTATAGTCCGTGTTGGCAATGGTGCAACTGCTACACAAGGAGGTAGCTACAAAGCTGATACAGCTGAAACAATTTACGAATTTAAAGCGCAGATAAATGAACGAGCAAAAGCAAATGAATTAGTGCCTAATAGCGCAACCGTTGAGGCAGTAGATATTTTAACATCTGCAAAAGTCAACGAAACTTCTAATATAGTAGAAGCAAAAATTGCGGACGAACAAGTAACTGGCAAATTAACCGCAACAAAAACCGTTAATAACGCTAAACCAAAACTAGGCGAAACTATCGAGTACACCATTAGCTTCCGCAACACTGTCGAAAATGGCGTCTTAAACAAAGTGGTTATCACAGACCAACTACCAAAAGGACTGACGTATGTCAAAGATAGCCTAACAAGTGTCGGTGATGAACCCAAGCCAACCAGCTTGAAAGAAACCAACGGCATAATCACGGCGGAATACCCAAGTATCACTGATACAAAAGAGCGGAGTATTCGCTTCAAAGTGATTGTTAATGAAGAAGCCAAAGCGGGCGAAACAATTCTCAACAAAGCCAAAGTAGATGACACAGTTAATCCGCCCGAAGAACCAGAGGTGCCTGTGGTACCAGAAGCGAAAGCAGGCAAACTAGCCGCTACAAAAACCGTTAATAACGCCAAACCAAAACTAGGCGAAACTATCGAGTACACAATTAGCTTCCGCAACACCATCGAAAATGGCATCCTAAACAAAGTAGTTATCACAGACCAACTACCCAAAGGACTGACATATGTCAAAGATAGCCTAACAAGTGTCGGTGATGAACCCAAGCCAATCAGTTTGAAAGAAACTAATGGCACAATCACAGCGGAATACCCAAGTATCACTGATACAAAAGAGCGGAGTATTCGCTTCAAAGTGATCGTTAACGAAGAAGCCAAAGCGGGCGAAACAATTCTTAACAAAGCCAAAGTAGATGACACAGTTAATCCGCCCGAAGAACCAGAGGTGCCTGTGGTACCAGAAGCGAAAGCAGGCAAACTAGCCGCTACAAAAACCGTTAATAACGCCAAACCAAAACTAGGGGAAGAAATCGAGTACACAATCAGCTTCCGCAACACCATCGAAAATGGCGTCCTAAACAAAGTAGTTATCACAGACCAACTACCCAAAGGACTGACGTATGTCAAAGATAGTCTAACAAGTGTCGGCGATGAACCAAAGCCAACCAGCTTGAAAGAAACTAATGGCACAATCACAGCGGAATACCCAAGTATCACTGATACAAAAGAGCGGAGTATTCGCTTCAAAGTGATTGTTAATGAAGAAGCCAAAGCGGGCGAAACAATTCTTAACAAAGCCAAAGTAGATGACACAGTTAATCCGCCCGAAGAACCAGAGGTACCCATTACACCCGAAGAACCAATCACACCTCGAATAAAAGAAGGCAAACTAACCGCAACAAAAACCGTTAATAACGCCAAACCAAAACTAGGGGAAGCAATCGAATACACCATTAGCTTCCGCAACACTATCGAAAATGGCATCCTAAACAAAGTAGTTATCACAGACCAACTACCAAAAGGATTGACGTATGTCAAAGATAGCCTAACAAGTGTCGGTGATGCACCAAAACCTACCAGCTTGAAAGAAGCCAACGGCATAATCACGGCGGAATACCCAAGTATCACTGATACAAAAGAGCGGAGTATTCGCTTCAAAGTGATTGTTAATGAAGAAGCCAAAGCGGGCGAAACAATTCTCAACAAAGCCAAAGTAGATGACACAGTTAATCCGCCCGAAGAACCAGAGGTGCCTATTACACCCGAAGAACCAGCGAAAAATAAAAAGGAAACAAAAAAAGTTGTTACAGACCAGAACAAACCTACAAAAAATAGTAAAAATGAAATTGCCATAAACAAGAAAGAAACGTCTAAATCATCCTATTTACCAAAAACAGGAGAAAAAGTCCAAAAAATATTTGCATATCTGGGTGTAGGACTGATCTTAATTGTATTAATTCTCTATGTTATAAAGAGAAACAAAGAAAAAGAAGAGTAA
- a CDS encoding MerR family transcriptional regulator — protein sequence MNVNSRNAKLFDGGNSMEKNYTIKDVSELLNIPKSTIRYWDEQGLISTTRNEENGYRTFDLEDLFKIYDIDFYRKMGIPIKDMLNLYKKTPTDLYATMEATEEQLGQEIKRLQHKYKEIKKRKLHLHALIDLETLVFSDEPIPFDKIVVVDIEDPEEMKVYMEHISTLGIYGDLSESNELTYGICLANHVNKKSLDKVIWLKEPSSQYKGFILKVNTQDTRLNNIEEVKKRLAKQGFETGIVVGEHILTQLEEENQYIEYYYGWIEILGEK from the coding sequence TTGAATGTCAACAGTAGAAATGCTAAACTTTTTGATGGAGGGAACAGTATGGAAAAAAATTACACAATAAAAGATGTTTCTGAGTTGTTAAATATCCCTAAGTCCACGATTCGTTATTGGGACGAGCAAGGGTTGATTAGTACAACACGCAATGAAGAAAACGGATATCGAACCTTTGATTTAGAAGATTTGTTCAAAATATATGATATTGATTTTTATCGAAAAATGGGGATTCCTATCAAAGATATGTTGAATTTGTATAAAAAGACTCCTACCGATCTCTATGCCACCATGGAAGCAACAGAAGAACAACTGGGGCAAGAAATAAAAAGGCTTCAGCATAAATACAAAGAAATCAAGAAAAGAAAATTACATTTACATGCGTTAATTGATTTAGAAACATTGGTTTTTTCAGATGAACCAATTCCTTTTGATAAAATTGTTGTTGTTGATATTGAGGATCCAGAAGAGATGAAAGTTTACATGGAACACATTTCAACTTTAGGTATTTACGGGGATTTAAGTGAATCCAATGAACTGACGTATGGGATTTGTTTGGCAAATCATGTGAATAAAAAAAGTTTAGACAAAGTGATTTGGCTCAAAGAACCAAGTAGCCAATACAAAGGCTTTATTTTAAAAGTCAATACACAAGATACCCGTTTGAATAATATCGAAGAAGTAAAAAAGCGTTTAGCAAAACAAGGATTTGAAACAGGCATCGTTGTCGGAGAGCATATCTTGACACAACTAGAAGAGGAAAATCAATATATTGAATATTATTATGGTTGGATTGAAATTTTAGGGGAAAAGTAA